From the genome of Carassius auratus strain Wakin chromosome 29, ASM336829v1, whole genome shotgun sequence:
TGGGGTCAAAACTATTGTAATAACGATGAAGTGGCCAAGATCACCTGCTCAGGTAAGATGATATTTAACTTATTTATGATGGTTTGAAATtatcatgttttgtttgtttaaatatgattattttatgtaCTATATATAAGGTAAAATATCCTTGTTTTGTGATGtttgcaaatataatttttttgtaatgtcaGAGGAGGAGAGTGATGATTCTCCGCGGAGTCATCTGACATGTGCTATCTCGTCATCTCCTCACCAGAGACAGTGTACAAGTAAGGTTAttatatgtttgtattttataaattatttacatatgcACATATTTAAACTGTTAGAAAACAGGTTGTATCCttattgttgttaatgttgtGCTGAAGCTGGTCAGTGCTGATGTGGATGTGTTTTAGAtcatgttcctctcagactgagtggaggggacggccggtgctctgggaggctggaggtgtatcataacgctgtgtggggctcagtctgtgatgatcagtgggacatcagcgatgctcaggtggtctgcagtcagctgggttgtggagcagcactgagggctgatgggaattcagtctttggtgctggtgaaggtgttgtgtggatgaacaaagtcgagtgcagagggaatgagattcacctgtgggactgtcctctctccctgaATAACCACACTGACTGCTCCTACAAAGAGCACGCTGGACTCACCTGTGCAGGTCACTACAAACACTGAggaataatattaatttttagattattttatgtatttgtgattttgaatctgtttgtgtctgttttgtcAGATGTGTCAGTGTCCACTACTCCTGCCACAACAGCATCAGCTTCTCCTCCAATTTCTCCTCCTGTGCactcaacatcagtctctcctccacAAACTCCTCCACCAGTGTCTTCcccagtgcttgtgattgttctgggagttgtgctcttactgctcttagtgccactgcttatactgattcagcagaacagagtgatgaggagaggtaggagagatccagagactgtcatattgtgtcttattcagtgtgtgatcagtcatgtgttgtgaactgacagcaggtttgtctgtcttCACAGCTACCTCTAAGAGGAGACACGGGATGGCGTCTGAGGCCgtttatgaggagattcagcacagACCCACAAATAGATTCAATCTcttcactcagaggggtgagTAAGTGTCACTGTGTCAAAATTGTGGATATCCATATGGTAATCTTTTTATTCAGAGGGTGAGTGGAGtaaatcacaataatttatttgtgggACCTCGTTTGTGTCACCTGTAATGAAATTATATGGTTCGTGTTAAGTGAGCTAAAGGATATGGGGTGGGGAGAGGGGGGTGTTTAATGGGATGAGGGATGATTGTGATTGCAAACTTGTTTCTGATTGTCCTATTACTTAATAACAGGAAGTGTTGTTTCTACTGAACATCAGTCTGGAtatgaagatgctgatgagcTTCTTTCAGGTTAGAGGactgaaatataataatgttatccTTTACATAAAGaaaagtatgtgtatgtgtattaatatatatatatatatatatatatatatataaattaattcaaaacatCCATCTTAGCAGAGTTTCCATTCTATAAATCATTCAGTACATAAATTAGataaggtattattattattatcaataataataatatcaataataataataataataataataataatatatgtatatatgttccTTTTCAAAGCAGAATCTGTCGTAGAAGTTAAAACTGACTACTATAATGACACCACCTTTAAAAGTCCATCAGGTCAGTGACTTTAACTGATCGCAgggtttcactttatttattttccaatttggcctataaatgtgtttgtttatattcCTGTTAAATAATTTAGTTAGTAGAGCAACAAATCACACCAgagaattatgatgatgatgatgatgatgatatcaaTGCTGaacagatatatttatatttagtcatttagcagatgcttttatccaaattgacttacaaatgaggacaacagaagcaatcaaaactaacaaaagagcaacaatatagAAGTGCAAATGACAAGTCTTGGTTAGCCTATAGGTTTagcctacacaaacacacacacacacatatatatattatacttattttGTACACTTATTTTGTATACTtacttatttttatacttttgatGTAGATGACATACCAGGAGACTATGACGATGTCATCATTGTACCACAGTTCTGCAATGATAAAGCAGGTCTATATTTTGAATTATACACTTCTACATgagaacagcttttttttttttttttttttttttttttttatgttattaatagTAGCCACATTTATTTCAGAAGGTGTTCAGGAGGAGTATGATGATGTTAAGAATGTCAGGGAATATATGAGTGACATTGGTATGTTATTAACACTTTTTGCTACTGAATCATTTTGGTTTATGCAAGCTTTATCAGTTTCTCTTATTCTAACAATTTCTGATGTCACAATAGCTAATTTAAATGGACTGCAAACATTGTGTTCATTATACTTTTTAAAGCATGCATTGCTGACACATGAATTTGCCCTTGTTTTCTAATAACAGACTATGATGATGTGGAGGACAATCCAATAAAACAGGGAtggactgaatcatttaaacCACACCCACTGCCTCAAAGCAGCGTTTTAAGTGGCCTGCAGAGTTTAAGTGTTTAAGttctatatactgtattttagctGCAATCCACCAATATTCTGTCACATTGTGTATCAAAattttctaaatcatttttaatttatgaaaaaaaagtgtgctttcatggctttttcaaaatgtattgctAATTTTACATTGAAACATTTCTGTCATGTATCttttgtgagaagaaaaaaaaactattcaatcatttttttttatataattgtgatGAGTTCAGAATTTCCGCCTTTGAGCTGCTACCACCTCAATCTGTAACAGTTCACAGAATCTTCAACTTATGAAatagttacttttaaatgtagACCCACTTGTGTTGGACTTTTATACTTTGCTAAAAATCATTGGAATCTATTTAGGGTAAAGTCTACTTTTACAAACATCAGCTCTGAGCAATTATccaaaaaaaagcatgttgttcACTTTATGTCCTGCAGAGGGGGTTTCTGACagtcaaaaatacattacatGCACTCTGAGCTGATGTAATTGTTTACAATAGAGCTTTAAAAAAACATAGACATTGTTTGCTTCATAAATTTGTTTTAGGTTTGCTTACTATGCGATTGTTTTGAATAGATGTCCATGTTTTCTAATAAAGAGTTAAAATCAGACTGTGTGCATGGGTAgagctgtgaatctttgggtaggcagcaattcgattcgattcacgattcatagtttttcgattcgattcaagaaggatttttgcaaatttagaatgattcaattcgattcgattcacaattaatttGATTCGATTAcaacgattcgattctgcattctttaagtgaattcacatgattatttaaatgcttccctTAAATTCATTAAATTCTTAATCAAGGGGGCAAATTACAGCAacctttatggttagagaacaatagaaaaaaaaaaaaaacgttagttTAATGATGATATGGCGcaacgtaaaaatgtatgtaagctaAGATtcaaaaaaagagctttaagagTATTATGCATAGGCTAAAATTTTGTCACACTAGGGGCATAActtcatttcagaagtgacagaaatgtcaaatacaatcattttatgtatgtatttattatcataattataataattttatttatttgtttatttatttatttttattttttacaaggaattcacttcttttttattacttttaattaggtgtaagaaataaaatacactgctggaccattatcaatcatttgtaatctatatttattttttcctaatggcaattttatgattgttttatatactacatttaattagcaattatttcgattttctgcacagaataaggtagaaaatatactttatagtttatgtactgtaataaatgatatgtcaattagcactgcatcattaatacattttattcatttattgtgttttttttttacgtttcatcagttcattctccttttattcagtttagctgcagataaagcctggcacgtctataagacatacctgtcaagttttggatttgaaaataagggaaattttccagcgcccattgcgagcagtcccaccaccccaacaaagctccagtatcccttacattttaagacaggtgttatagcccaaattaaaacacaaaagggtatatatgaagagcatttatttaaaggcttatttgcatattttctgttaatttaacattgcttgtctttacatttacattttattttaattccacacattcttttcatttcatattgcttttctttaacagtttttcttttcatttcacataacttttcttttactcttttagtgagttgttgtaccaatttgttgcagactttgcattctttaaaaaagtaaattcgctgtcccatttatcacggtatttacacatgggttttggcaggtgtgccttcactctctattgtagcatccatcatccttctctgttttttcttttgttgttgttgtttttcttttttttttttttttttttttttttttttatttgctgatgAACAATCAAacaacacatacaaataaaattgaacaatTACAACAATGAAATGACAGTggatgacagtaaaaaaaaaaaaaaaaaaaaaaaacgaaggaagacagtaaatatattaaatattgaaaacaatgaaaagggggggggggtattacaTCAAATTACATTTCACTCAACAAAGCATCATACAGTTTCAAaagttttacactttttttgtttttaattattttcagtgtcTTAATTAAGTAGTTGAAGTCAcatagaaaattatttaatttgggtTCTCTTAGAGCAAACTTGCATTTAAGAATAAAGTATTTTGCCAATAGAATAAATATGTTTccaatatattctattttatgattacagtgagaaaaataacaaattacatcTCTCATTTCAAAATCAATATCTAATTTTAGTTTTGAAACAAGGAATTTTGACAATTCCATCCAAAATTGATTAACAAGGGAACAATTAAAGAAAAGATGATCAATTGACTCAGTATTGCTTTTACAGAAATTACACttcaaattaacattaccaaATTTAGATGTGATTTCATTAGTGggatatatattatgcaaaattctTAAGTGTAGTTCTTTCACCTTGTTGGGGATACAAAATTTGTAAGGCAAGAGCCATGCTTTTTTCCAATTAATATTTTCTATCAGAGAATTCCAAAAAAATTTCCCCCTCGGGGTAATTCGTTTTCTTGACTGAAacacatttcttataattttatTACTACATTTTGGGTCGTAAATACTCTTGTCTTCAATCAGAAATTTCTGTTCACTCTTTACAATCTCTTCAAATGATAAATGACATTTCATTAGATGAACAAGACCATTTGGTATAGCTTTTACCATTGTAAGAAATTCCTTATGAATGACAGGGAAATTATGTTTAGACATGAAATCATTATAAGAATAAAAATTCCCTTGTGGGTCTAACAAATCACAAAGATAATCAATTCCCTTTTCAtgccaattattaaaaaaaattgacttgtTCTTTGCAAGAATAGTTTCATTATTCCATAGCTTTACTTTATGTGGGGAAAAATTGTGGACGAAGCAAAGTTTCCATGCCAACAGCGCCTGTTCGTGGAATTTAGAAAGTTTTATAGGGAGCTTAGAAGGAGAGAAATTACAGGTGAGCAAAAAATTAAACCCACCCACCTTTTTAAAGATATTGTGTGGGATAAAATACCAAATAGACTCTGGAAAATTGACACAACTCTTTACCCAATTCAATTTGAAAGTATTATTAACATCGAAAAAATCAAGCATTTCAAAACCTCCCTCAGCTTTTATACCACATAAAACCTGTTTCTTCAGATactgatgtttgtttttccaaaaaaacttaaataataagcAATTAATCTGTTTACAGGTATTTTCATggacaaataatgaaaaagatggatATATAAAACGAGCTAGACCTTCAGCTTTTATTAAAAGAACTCTACCAAGAAAAGATAAATCTCTTTGAAGCCaattgttaaatattgttttagctttttttattttaggaagaaAATTCAAATCTTGTCGAAGAGATATTTTTTTTGAGATATGAATACCAAGATATTTAACATTATCTTTAATGGGTATATTATTCACAGAAGTTTCAAGAGAGTCATATAAACAAAGAATTTCGCATTTAGGAATATTTAAAGTTAGACCAGAAGCCTCTGAAAATGCATTAATTGTTTCAAGAGCCTTACCAACCTGATTTGTATCCTCTAAAAACAGGGTTGTATCATCCGCAAGTTGTGAAATTTTTATCTCACGGCCAAAAATGGACACCCCTTTAATATCAGGATTATTGCGAATACTCAAAGAGAGTAGTTCcacaactaaaacaaacaaaaaaggagaGATTCCACAACCTTGCCTCACTCCCCTGCTAATAGGAAATCTATTAGAAGTATCAAATTGTAAAAGAACCGAGCTATTGATGTCCTTATATATCATTTTAACAAATTTGATAAAGTTATCACCAAAGCCAAACAACTCTAATGTCAAGAAAAGAAATTTATGTTCAATAGTGTCGAACGCTTTGTAGAAGTCTAGAAATAATATGATTGCATCCGAATTAATATGATGTGAATAATCTATGAGATCTAAAATTAGTCTTATATTACAGCTTATATGTCGTTTAGGCATAAAACCTGTTTGTGTTTCATTAATTATTTCAGACAAACCAGTTTTTAGTCTTCTGGCAAAaactaatgacataattttataaTCTAAATTTAGTAATGTGATTGGCCTCCAATTGTCAAGTGAGAGAAGATCTTTATCTGGTTTTGGTATTAGGGTGATGAGCCCTTGTTTCATAGAAGTACTTAATTCTTCATTAATAATACAATCTTTGTACATTCTAAGTAGTGGCATCTTGATAGTTTCCCAAAAGTGTGCATAAAACTCAATGGTTAGGCCATCTGAGCCAGGGGATTTGCCATTCTTCATAGACTTCATTGCGTTAGTAAGTTCGGTTACAGTAAGGTCCTTTTCACAAATCGTTTTAAACTCATTTGAAATTACTggaatgtaatatttaattttttgaagAAAGGaattcacataatttacattataatttgaactatataatttattaaaaaaagaataaacataattatttatttcagaggggtttttgttaatattactaTCAATTCTTAAAGCCGTTACAGagtttctttttatatttcttttttccaAA
Proteins encoded in this window:
- the LOC113048056 gene encoding scavenger receptor cysteine-rich type 1 protein M130-like, encoding MNKVECRGNEIHLWDCPLSLNNHTDCSHKKLVTLNCEDVSVSTTPATTASASPPISPPVHSTSVSPPQTPPPVSSPVLVIVLGVVLLLLLVPLLILIQQNRVMRRATSKRRHGMASEAVYEEIQHRPTNRFNLFTQRGSVVSTEHQSGYEDADELLSESVVEVKTDYYNDTTFKSPSDDIPGDYDDVIIVPQFCNDKAEGVQEEYDDVKNVREYMSDIDYDDVEDNPIKQGWTESFKPHPLPQSSVLSGLQSLSV